The Pelistega ratti genome window below encodes:
- a CDS encoding symmetrical bis(5'-nucleosyl)-tetraphosphatase — protein sequence MQNKTNPTIWAIGDVQGCCNALDDLLQHPEIAEDPNAHFWFAGDLINRGPSSLRTLRTIMSLGDRAVCVLGNHDLHLLAVYAGIRHQNKSDTIDEILYAPDAEEIIHWLRHRPLAHYQYDHLMVHAGVMANWDVKKTIKLADEIAEVLQSKQWKKYLQKMYGNEPNRWRDSLTGSKRRRVIINALTRMRMCYPDGSMEFGSKDSPSNHKSANLLPWFDVPNRKTEKTTIIFGHWSTLGLMVRKHLLALDTGCVWGGKLSAIRLNDRKLVQVDCEGKGKK from the coding sequence ATGCAAAATAAGACAAATCCTACTATTTGGGCAATTGGAGATGTTCAAGGTTGCTGTAATGCCCTTGATGATTTACTTCAACACCCTGAAATTGCCGAAGACCCTAATGCACATTTCTGGTTTGCTGGGGATTTAATTAATCGAGGACCATCCTCATTGCGCACCCTACGCACCATTATGAGTTTAGGGGACAGAGCTGTCTGTGTCTTAGGCAATCATGATTTGCACCTCTTAGCGGTCTATGCAGGTATTCGTCATCAAAATAAATCCGATACGATTGATGAGATTTTATATGCCCCTGATGCAGAAGAAATCATTCACTGGTTACGCCATCGTCCACTGGCTCATTATCAATATGATCACTTAATGGTTCATGCTGGGGTAATGGCAAATTGGGATGTCAAAAAAACCATCAAACTCGCTGATGAAATTGCAGAGGTTTTGCAATCTAAACAGTGGAAGAAATACCTTCAAAAAATGTATGGTAATGAGCCTAATCGTTGGCGAGACTCCCTCACTGGTTCAAAACGTCGCCGAGTTATTATCAATGCACTTACTCGAATGCGAATGTGTTATCCCGATGGCTCAATGGAATTTGGCTCTAAAGACTCACCCTCTAACCATAAAAGTGCTAACTTACTACCTTGGTTTGATGTACCTAACCGTAAAACAGAGAAAACAACGATTATCTTTGGTCATTGGTCAACACTAGGTTTAATGGTTCGCAAACACTTATTAGCACTTGATACCGGTTGTGTATGGGGAGGAAAACTGAGTGCTATTCGTCTTAACGACCGTAAACTCGTACAAGTAGATTGCGAAGGAAAAGGAAAGAAATAG
- a CDS encoding YqgE/AlgH family protein: MSDNESLNLEGHFLIAMPSKELDLFDGSVIYVFSHNEDGAVGFIINQPSTIPFHDLVGDITEYGVSEEEAKEKTAPHLVYFGGPVNDDKGFVIHTLDKTYRSTIDKSDLRMTSSKDILIDIAKGEGPVHFMLTLGYAGWDAGQLEEEIADNVWLTVKASTDIIFKCPVSERYYRAIKLLGFDPSLLSGEAGHA; this comes from the coding sequence ATGAGTGATAATGAATCCCTAAATTTAGAGGGGCATTTTTTAATAGCGATGCCTTCTAAGGAGTTAGATCTTTTTGATGGTAGCGTTATTTATGTATTTAGCCATAATGAGGATGGTGCGGTTGGGTTTATTATTAATCAACCCTCTACCATTCCTTTTCATGATTTGGTGGGTGATATAACAGAATATGGTGTAAGTGAAGAAGAAGCCAAAGAAAAAACAGCTCCCCATTTAGTGTATTTTGGGGGGCCGGTTAATGATGATAAAGGGTTTGTTATACATACTTTAGATAAAACATATCGCTCAACCATTGATAAGAGTGATTTGCGTATGACATCTTCTAAGGATATTTTGATTGATATTGCTAAAGGAGAAGGTCCTGTACATTTTATGCTAACGCTAGGCTATGCAGGGTGGGATGCTGGTCAATTAGAAGAGGAGATAGCAGATAATGTTTGGCTAACGGTAAAAGCCTCAACCGATATTATCTTTAAATGCCCCGTTTCTGAGCGTTATTACCGAGCCATCAAATTATTAGGATTTGATCCGAGTTTGTTATCAGGTGAAGCGGGTCATGCATAA
- a CDS encoding lysophospholipid acyltransferase family protein, which produces MAYLRFSVRLFFLVIWLIIGLLIVSLSFPWLKKNTRETIVRYWSYYLMKMTGVHIQQEGKPILDAPVMLVANHVSWIDIFIINSQRATSFIAKAEIRQWPVIGWLVGAVGTIFIQRGSKSDVVTINASMKAHFDQNTCIGLFPEGTTSDGLSILHMYSGLLEGAMNARVPIQPVALLFYYQQQRSGRVAFIGEQTLLANMWVLLSSKDVGVTVRFLPPVTKAGEEVLITRQELIEQIREILLKEVSVE; this is translated from the coding sequence TTGGCTTACTTGCGTTTTAGTGTACGATTATTCTTTTTAGTTATTTGGCTAATAATTGGTTTATTAATCGTATCTTTATCATTTCCTTGGCTAAAGAAAAATACCAGAGAGACGATTGTGCGGTATTGGTCATACTACTTAATGAAGATGACAGGTGTGCATATTCAGCAAGAGGGAAAACCTATTTTAGATGCACCTGTTATGTTGGTGGCTAACCATGTCTCATGGATTGATATTTTTATTATTAATAGCCAACGAGCGACCTCATTTATTGCAAAAGCAGAAATTCGTCAATGGCCAGTGATTGGTTGGTTAGTTGGGGCTGTGGGGACTATTTTTATTCAAAGAGGCTCAAAATCAGATGTTGTTACCATCAATGCTAGTATGAAAGCCCATTTTGATCAAAATACGTGTATTGGTCTATTCCCTGAGGGGACGACAAGTGATGGGTTAAGTATTCTGCATATGTATAGTGGTTTATTAGAGGGTGCAATGAATGCCCGAGTTCCTATTCAGCCTGTTGCCCTCTTATTCTATTATCAACAACAACGTAGTGGTCGAGTAGCGTTTATTGGTGAACAAACCTTATTAGCCAATATGTGGGTATTATTGAGTAGTAAAGATGTAGGGGTAACTGTACGGTTTTTGCCACCAGTTACAAAAGCGGGGGAAGAGGTATTGATTACTCGTCAAGAACTCATTGAACAGATCCGTGAGATTTTGCTGAAAGAAGTGAGTGTGGAGTAA
- the ruvX gene encoding Holliday junction resolvase RuvX has protein sequence MHKTVLAFDFGLKKIGVAIGNTLLREASPLVIIRSQTRQERFERIQTLLEEWKPDILVVGLPLTEEGGEQFASGHARRFANQLHGRFHLPVVLVDERGSSMQAQERLGRHGDEDDMAAAIILERYFDHYPNEVV, from the coding sequence ATGCATAAAACAGTATTAGCATTTGATTTTGGTTTAAAAAAAATAGGGGTAGCGATAGGTAATACCTTATTAAGAGAGGCAAGCCCCTTGGTAATTATCCGTTCGCAAACGAGGCAAGAACGTTTTGAGCGAATCCAAACCTTATTAGAAGAATGGAAACCAGATATATTAGTGGTAGGATTACCCTTAACGGAAGAAGGGGGTGAGCAGTTTGCATCAGGTCATGCAAGACGATTTGCCAATCAGTTACATGGTCGCTTTCATTTGCCTGTTGTTCTGGTTGATGAAAGAGGAAGTAGTATGCAGGCACAAGAGCGTTTAGGTCGGCATGGTGATGAAGATGATATGGCGGCAGCCATTATCTTAGAAAGGTATTTTGATCATTATCCAAATGAGGTTGTTTAG
- the argJ gene encoding bifunctional glutamate N-acetyltransferase/amino-acid acetyltransferase ArgJ, with product MPINFHIPKHHEIYPVKGVKIGITSAGIKTEGKKDITVFYFSEHTTVAGVFTTNRFCAAPVQICKQRLASHAAIRALLINTGNANAGTGEQGIQDALATSAVLANTLHLNENQVLPFSTGVILEPLPTDKIKKAIPDAVMHLAENEWFNAAYSIMTTDTVPKIASRQLIIDDKTVTITGISKGAGMIRPNMATMLGFIATDAHIAQPLLEKMTTAIANQSFNRITVDGDTSTNDSFIIAATGQSGVNAIEGTKTFDIIQTALTDIARELAQKIIRDAEGATKFITITVEQAKNSDEALKVAYAIAHSPLVKTAFFASDPNLGRILAAIGYAGIADLDTQSLSLYLGDVLVASNGGRHPAYQEEQGQAVMKEEEITVRVVLYRGEVTETIYTCDFSYDYVRINADYRT from the coding sequence ATGCCAATCAATTTCCATATTCCAAAGCACCATGAAATTTACCCTGTTAAGGGAGTAAAAATCGGTATTACTTCTGCTGGTATTAAAACAGAGGGGAAAAAAGATATTACCGTTTTTTATTTTAGCGAACATACCACTGTTGCAGGGGTATTTACAACTAACCGTTTTTGCGCAGCACCCGTACAAATTTGCAAACAACGATTAGCCTCCCATGCTGCTATTAGAGCCTTATTAATTAATACAGGTAATGCCAATGCAGGCACGGGGGAGCAAGGAATACAAGACGCATTAGCAACCTCTGCTGTCTTAGCCAATACATTACATTTAAATGAAAACCAGGTCTTACCCTTTTCAACTGGGGTTATTTTAGAACCACTACCTACGGATAAAATTAAAAAAGCAATTCCTGATGCCGTTATGCATTTAGCCGAGAATGAATGGTTTAATGCTGCCTATAGTATTATGACAACCGATACTGTTCCTAAAATTGCATCTCGCCAGTTAATCATTGATGACAAAACAGTCACGATAACAGGTATCAGCAAAGGGGCTGGTATGATTCGCCCCAATATGGCTACCATGCTAGGGTTTATTGCAACAGATGCACATATTGCTCAACCATTATTAGAAAAAATGACCACAGCCATTGCCAATCAATCCTTTAACCGTATTACTGTTGATGGCGATACCTCAACCAATGATTCCTTTATTATCGCGGCAACCGGTCAAAGTGGTGTGAATGCGATAGAGGGAACAAAAACTTTTGATATTATCCAAACAGCACTTACCGATATTGCGCGTGAACTTGCTCAAAAAATTATCCGTGATGCAGAAGGGGCAACTAAATTTATCACCATTACCGTTGAACAAGCTAAGAACAGTGATGAAGCCTTAAAGGTTGCTTATGCTATCGCCCACTCACCACTGGTAAAAACCGCATTCTTTGCTTCAGATCCTAATCTAGGGCGTATTCTTGCGGCAATTGGTTATGCAGGGATAGCCGATTTAGATACACAATCCCTTTCTCTCTATTTAGGCGATGTATTAGTAGCGAGTAATGGTGGTCGCCATCCTGCCTATCAAGAAGAACAAGGACAAGCCGTAATGAAAGAGGAAGAAATTACCGTGCGTGTTGTGCTGTACCGTGGAGAGGTAACAGAAACAATTTATACTTGCGATTTTTCTTATGATTATGTGAGGATTAATGCGGACTATCGGACGTAG
- the pyrR gene encoding bifunctional pyr operon transcriptional regulator/uracil phosphoribosyltransferase PyrR — MQLPTAEQLYMQLKKGIEELIKTKPLHQVHLVGIYSGGAWIVQRLQKDLNLTNEVGYLNTSFYRDDFHKIGLHTQKQPTQILFDVNDKHIIVVDDILYTGRTIRATMNELFDYGRPASIALAVLIDRGGRQLPIEANVVGGYIPLAQGTNFVLSYNEQHLFDIAIEKEKSGV, encoded by the coding sequence ATGCAATTACCTACAGCGGAACAGTTATATATGCAACTCAAAAAAGGGATAGAAGAACTCATAAAAACAAAACCTCTTCATCAAGTACATCTAGTTGGTATTTATTCTGGTGGTGCATGGATTGTGCAGCGCCTTCAAAAAGATTTAAATCTTACAAATGAGGTAGGGTATCTCAATACGAGTTTTTATCGTGATGATTTTCATAAAATAGGGCTTCATACACAGAAACAACCCACACAAATTCTCTTTGATGTAAATGATAAGCACATTATTGTGGTGGATGATATTCTTTATACGGGTCGTACGATTCGTGCCACGATGAATGAGTTATTTGATTATGGTCGTCCAGCTTCTATTGCACTGGCAGTCTTAATTGATCGAGGTGGTCGTCAGTTACCGATTGAGGCAAATGTTGTTGGTGGCTATATTCCATTAGCACAAGGTACAAATTTCGTTCTTTCATATAATGAACAGCATTTATTTGATATAGCAATTGAAAAGGAAAAAAGCGGTGTTTAA
- a CDS encoding dihydroorotase gives MKLRIINGRLLNPSTQQDELATIDIAEGKIVGINTIDGFVPDQTIDASHKVVIPGLVDLSVRLKEPGNEHRATLASEMKAAIAGGVTSLVLPPDTDPSLDEPGLVQMLKNRARQLNQAHLYPLGALTVGLKGDILTEMAALTEAGCIGFSQANKGLLNLTVLSRAMQYARTFDCTLWIQPSDADLAGAGVAASGAFASRLGLSGIPVQAETIALHALFELNRNPRVRLHLCRLSSAEGIDLVRHAKAQGMPVTCDVSVNHLHLIDSDIGFFDSNYRLYPPLRSQRDRDAITQGLLDGTIDAICSDHNPLDDEEKLLPFGEAVPGATGVELLFSLVYKWAIENRIPLLEALAKITLNPYRILSLSGKNQVPVSGQLTVGAPADLAIVDLDESWQVNDKNLVSQSAYTPFKNYEVPAKVKMTIVGGQVVWQ, from the coding sequence ATGAAATTAAGAATTATAAATGGACGATTATTAAATCCTAGTACACAGCAAGATGAGTTAGCAACGATTGATATTGCAGAGGGTAAGATTGTAGGGATTAATACAATAGATGGTTTTGTGCCTGATCAAACGATTGATGCTTCTCATAAAGTTGTTATCCCTGGATTAGTGGATTTATCGGTGCGTCTTAAAGAACCAGGAAATGAACACCGTGCTACTTTGGCATCTGAAATGAAGGCAGCAATAGCGGGAGGGGTAACAAGTTTAGTCTTACCACCCGATACTGACCCAAGTTTAGATGAGCCGGGTTTGGTACAAATGCTTAAAAATCGGGCTAGGCAATTAAATCAAGCTCATCTTTACCCCTTAGGGGCTTTAACAGTAGGGCTTAAAGGGGATATTCTTACCGAGATGGCAGCCTTAACAGAAGCAGGTTGTATTGGATTTTCTCAAGCAAATAAAGGCTTATTAAATTTAACCGTATTAAGCCGAGCCATGCAATATGCCAGAACATTTGATTGTACGCTATGGATTCAACCCTCTGATGCTGATTTAGCGGGGGCTGGTGTTGCGGCAAGTGGCGCTTTTGCTTCTCGATTAGGTTTATCAGGTATTCCTGTTCAAGCTGAAACCATTGCGTTACATGCTTTATTTGAGCTTAATCGCAACCCTCGTGTTCGTTTACACTTATGCCGATTAAGTAGCGCGGAAGGGATTGATTTAGTACGTCATGCAAAAGCACAAGGTATGCCTGTAACGTGTGATGTCTCTGTTAATCATCTTCATTTAATTGATAGTGATATTGGTTTCTTTGATAGTAATTATCGCCTTTATCCTCCTTTACGTTCTCAGCGAGATCGAGATGCAATTACACAAGGTTTATTGGACGGTACAATTGATGCGATTTGTTCAGATCATAATCCACTCGATGATGAAGAAAAACTATTGCCTTTTGGCGAAGCGGTTCCTGGAGCAACAGGGGTAGAGTTATTATTTAGTCTTGTCTATAAATGGGCAATCGAGAATCGTATTCCTCTCTTAGAGGCTTTGGCAAAAATTACCCTTAATCCATATCGGATTTTATCTTTAAGTGGTAAAAATCAAGTACCCGTATCAGGGCAATTAACTGTTGGTGCTCCTGCTGATTTGGCAATTGTGGATTTAGATGAAAGTTGGCAAGTGAATGATAAAAACTTAGTTAGCCAAAGTGCCTATACACCCTTTAAAAATTATGAAGTTCCTGCAAAAGTCAAAATGACCATTGTTGGTGGTCAAGTGGTTTGGCAGTAG
- a CDS encoding SDR family oxidoreductase → MKTALVTGATSGFGLAICKTLLQTNYRVIGTGRRGERLEELSAQFGEQFLPLVFDIQDINAIEKQLTNRPSQWQSIDLLVNNAGLALGLESADKANLNDWFTMIDTNIKGLVAITRFILPEMVAKNSGHIINIGSIASSYPYPGGNVYGGTKAFVKQFSLNLRADLAGTAIRVSNVEPGLCGGTEFSNIRFKGDDDKAAKVYENVQYVSPEDIANIVLWINQQPPHVNINRIEVMPTAQTFSPLAVAREG, encoded by the coding sequence ATGAAAACCGCATTAGTAACAGGCGCAACGTCTGGTTTTGGTTTAGCCATTTGCAAAACACTTCTCCAAACCAACTACCGTGTCATCGGAACAGGTAGAAGAGGTGAACGTTTAGAAGAACTCTCCGCTCAATTTGGAGAGCAATTCTTACCGCTTGTTTTTGATATTCAGGACATTAATGCCATAGAAAAACAACTAACAAACCGCCCTAGTCAGTGGCAATCTATCGATTTATTAGTGAATAATGCTGGGCTAGCACTCGGTTTAGAATCAGCAGACAAAGCCAATTTAAACGATTGGTTCACCATGATTGATACAAATATCAAAGGATTAGTCGCTATCACACGCTTTATTCTACCCGAAATGGTTGCTAAGAATAGTGGGCATATTATCAATATTGGTTCCATTGCGAGTTCATATCCCTATCCAGGCGGTAATGTCTATGGAGGAACAAAAGCCTTTGTAAAACAATTTAGTTTAAATTTACGTGCCGATTTAGCAGGCACAGCTATCCGCGTGAGTAATGTTGAGCCAGGGTTATGCGGTGGAACAGAATTTTCTAATATCCGCTTTAAAGGCGATGATGATAAAGCAGCAAAGGTCTATGAAAATGTACAATATGTTAGCCCTGAGGATATTGCTAATATCGTATTATGGATTAACCAACAACCTCCTCATGTCAATATTAATCGTATTGAGGTTATGCCAACCGCACAAACATTTTCACCATTGGCGGTGGCAAGAGAGGGTTAA
- the hemL gene encoding glutamate-1-semialdehyde 2,1-aminomutase encodes MTNQEIFQRAQQTIPGGVNSPVRAFKSVGGTPRFIARAEGAHIWDIEGKQYIDYLGSWGPAIVGHAHPEVVKAVQDATLNGLSFGAPTEGEVVLAEKIAELLPSIEQVRLVSSGTEATMSAIRLARGFTGRKKIIKFEGCYHGHSDSLLVKAGSGLLTFGNPSSAGVPAEFVSHTIVLDYNDIDKVKKTFEEVGHDIACIIVEPIAGNMNLVKPVVGFLEGLRELCTAYGALLIFDEVMTGFRAGPKGVQGLTGIKPDLTTLAKVIGGGMPVGAFGGRKEIMQHIAPMGAVYQAGTLSGNPISVAAGLKTLEILSRPGFYEKLTSATEALITGLKEKAAKHHIAFSADSVGGMFGIYFRSSIPTRFAEVHESNITAFNTFFHAMLDEGVHLAPSAFEAGFVSACHDNEVLNKTFEAADKAFAKVAAL; translated from the coding sequence ATGACTAATCAAGAAATTTTTCAACGTGCGCAACAAACTATTCCTGGGGGAGTTAACTCTCCCGTTCGTGCTTTTAAATCCGTCGGTGGAACACCCCGTTTTATCGCCAGAGCCGAAGGCGCTCATATTTGGGATATTGAGGGCAAACAATATATTGACTATCTAGGATCTTGGGGACCTGCTATTGTAGGACACGCTCACCCAGAAGTCGTAAAAGCTGTTCAAGATGCTACACTCAATGGACTATCTTTTGGTGCACCTACCGAGGGAGAAGTTGTTTTAGCCGAAAAAATTGCCGAGTTACTTCCCTCTATTGAACAAGTACGCCTTGTGAGCTCAGGGACAGAAGCAACCATGAGTGCTATTCGTTTAGCACGTGGTTTTACTGGTCGAAAAAAAATTATCAAATTTGAAGGCTGCTATCATGGTCATTCAGACAGCTTGCTTGTTAAGGCTGGTTCTGGGCTATTGACTTTTGGTAACCCCTCTTCTGCAGGTGTTCCTGCCGAATTCGTTAGTCATACTATCGTACTAGACTATAACGATATAGATAAGGTGAAAAAAACCTTTGAAGAAGTCGGTCATGATATTGCCTGCATTATCGTAGAGCCAATTGCAGGGAATATGAATCTTGTAAAACCTGTTGTTGGCTTTCTCGAAGGACTACGAGAGTTATGTACTGCTTACGGTGCTTTATTGATTTTTGATGAAGTGATGACAGGTTTTCGTGCTGGTCCTAAAGGGGTGCAAGGGCTTACAGGTATTAAACCTGATTTAACCACCCTAGCCAAAGTAATTGGTGGGGGTATGCCTGTCGGTGCATTTGGTGGACGTAAAGAAATTATGCAACATATTGCCCCTATGGGTGCTGTTTATCAAGCAGGAACATTATCTGGCAATCCCATTTCTGTTGCAGCAGGGCTAAAAACACTCGAGATTCTCTCTCGCCCCGGATTTTATGAAAAATTAACATCAGCTACTGAAGCCCTTATCACTGGACTTAAAGAAAAAGCCGCTAAACACCATATTGCTTTTAGTGCAGACTCTGTTGGGGGAATGTTTGGTATTTATTTCCGCTCTAGTATTCCTACTCGTTTTGCTGAAGTACATGAGAGCAATATTACTGCCTTTAATACCTTTTTCCATGCTATGTTAGATGAGGGGGTTCATCTCGCACCATCTGCTTTTGAAGCTGGATTTGTCTCTGCCTGCCATGATAATGAGGTATTAAATAAAACCTTTGAGGCTGCCGATAAAGCTTTTGCTAAAGTAGCAGCACTTTAA
- a CDS encoding aspartate carbamoyltransferase catalytic subunit encodes MFNPQLNRHGELTHLLTTEGLPKNIITHILDTAQSFVPLADREVKKVPLLRGKSVFNLFFENSTRTRTTFEIAAKRLSADVFNLNISSSSTSKGETLLDTISNLTAMQADIFVVRHEMSGAPYLIAQHVNPHIHVVNAGDGRHAHPTQALLDMYTIRHFKKDFSNLTVAIVGDILHSRVARSDIHALTTLGVPEIRAIAPWTLLPSGLEQMGVRVFTDMKEGLKDVDVIIMLRLQNERMKGALLPSPQEYFKEYGLTEEKLALAKSDAIVMHPGPMNRGVEIDSAVADGSQAVILDQVTFGIAVRMAVMSIVAGASV; translated from the coding sequence GTGTTTAATCCTCAACTTAACCGACATGGAGAGCTCACGCATTTATTGACAACAGAGGGGCTTCCCAAAAATATTATTACGCATATTCTGGATACAGCACAAAGCTTTGTCCCTCTTGCCGATAGAGAGGTTAAAAAAGTACCTTTATTACGAGGAAAGAGCGTATTTAATTTATTTTTTGAAAATTCTACACGTACGCGTACAACCTTTGAAATTGCCGCAAAACGTTTATCAGCTGATGTATTTAATTTAAATATTAGTTCTTCCTCAACCTCAAAAGGGGAGACCTTATTAGATACTATTAGCAATTTAACGGCGATGCAAGCAGATATATTTGTGGTTCGTCATGAAATGAGTGGAGCCCCTTATTTAATTGCTCAGCACGTTAATCCGCATATTCATGTGGTTAATGCAGGTGATGGTCGTCATGCTCATCCGACACAAGCCTTATTGGATATGTACACGATTCGCCACTTTAAAAAAGATTTTTCTAATCTAACGGTAGCCATTGTGGGTGATATTCTTCATTCTCGAGTGGCACGTTCTGATATTCATGCTTTAACAACACTAGGTGTACCTGAAATTCGTGCTATAGCACCGTGGACATTATTACCGAGTGGTTTAGAGCAAATGGGTGTCCGTGTCTTTACCGATATGAAAGAAGGTTTAAAAGATGTTGATGTCATTATTATGTTGCGATTACAGAATGAGCGTATGAAAGGGGCTTTATTACCGTCACCTCAAGAATATTTTAAAGAGTATGGTTTGACAGAGGAAAAATTAGCCTTAGCAAAATCGGATGCAATTGTGATGCACCCTGGACCTATGAATAGGGGCGTAGAGATTGATTCAGCTGTAGCTGATGGTTCTCAAGCGGTTATCTTAGATCAAGTAACCTTTGGTATTGCAGTGCGTATGGCAGTGATGAGTATTGTGGCAGGAGCAAGCGTATGA
- a CDS encoding sulfite exporter TauE/SafE family protein yields the protein MNPTFIDGSIIAQYFYLGLLLLIIASFVAGYIDAIAGGAGLILIPSFLMVGLPPQLALGQEKLVSTIGTIAAIKNFMKSSAIIWQIVPVGIISALLGAYLGAEAILMLPTHVINYIIFALLPLGLLATLFKGKLLVKNPSGTEIKKSALAVFITCLIVGFYDGFFGPGTGSIFIIALFIINKLPLLQASATSKIFNFASNIGAFVSFLIAGKMAFLIGIPMIIANLLGNHFGSLHAIHSNGEIIKKVLVITVGLLMLSLAYKALS from the coding sequence ATGAACCCTACCTTTATTGACGGCAGTATTATTGCACAGTATTTTTATTTAGGACTTTTATTATTAATTATTGCTTCTTTTGTGGCAGGCTATATTGATGCTATTGCTGGTGGCGCAGGTCTCATTTTAATCCCCTCTTTCTTAATGGTCGGCTTACCTCCTCAATTAGCCCTAGGACAAGAAAAACTCGTCAGTACCATTGGAACAATTGCCGCCATTAAAAACTTTATGAAAAGTAGTGCTATTATTTGGCAAATTGTCCCTGTTGGTATTATTTCTGCTTTATTAGGGGCTTATTTAGGAGCAGAGGCTATTTTAATGTTACCCACTCATGTGATTAACTATATTATCTTTGCACTTCTTCCTTTAGGCTTACTTGCCACCTTATTTAAAGGGAAATTACTCGTTAAAAATCCATCAGGAACAGAGATTAAAAAATCTGCTCTAGCCGTATTTATCACCTGCCTAATTGTTGGTTTCTATGATGGTTTTTTTGGACCGGGAACAGGGAGTATCTTTATTATCGCTCTCTTTATTATTAATAAATTACCCTTACTTCAAGCCTCTGCTACCTCCAAAATCTTTAATTTCGCCTCTAATATAGGCGCTTTTGTTTCTTTTTTAATCGCAGGAAAAATGGCATTCCTTATTGGTATTCCTATGATTATCGCCAACTTACTAGGTAATCATTTTGGTAGTCTTCATGCTATTCACTCCAATGGTGAAATTATTAAAAAGGTTTTAGTGATTACCGTTGGTCTATTAATGCTATCATTAGCCTATAAAGCACTCTCTTAA
- the thiE gene encoding thiamine phosphate synthase encodes MHTLFPSGLYGITPEWTDFPRLLKAIEQVCLAGIPTLQWRRKGIPFEQACEQAAQVLTLCQNSGTLLVINDDWKLALHIGAPAVHIGKDDGNILHIKKTLTQTQKSLLIGVSCYNQLSLAQQAIQQGADYVAFGAVFPSSVKPNAVKAPLDLFSQIKTVVSNPPPVIGIGGITLQNAHQVIQAGADSIAVISGLFEQDDIRQTCQDFIQLFKQNNHD; translated from the coding sequence ATGCATACACTATTTCCCTCTGGACTCTATGGCATTACCCCCGAATGGACAGACTTTCCTCGATTATTAAAAGCCATTGAACAAGTCTGTTTAGCAGGTATCCCTACCTTACAATGGCGGCGTAAAGGCATACCCTTTGAACAAGCCTGCGAACAAGCTGCCCAAGTACTTACTCTCTGCCAAAATAGTGGAACATTGTTAGTGATTAATGATGATTGGAAACTCGCCTTACATATTGGTGCTCCTGCTGTTCATATCGGAAAAGATGATGGCAATATATTGCATATCAAAAAAACACTAACACAAACACAAAAATCGCTACTTATCGGTGTCAGTTGTTATAATCAACTATCACTTGCACAGCAAGCTATCCAGCAAGGAGCAGATTACGTTGCCTTTGGAGCTGTTTTTCCATCTAGCGTCAAACCCAACGCTGTCAAAGCACCATTAGACTTATTTTCCCAGATAAAAACAGTTGTGAGTAACCCACCACCAGTCATTGGCATTGGTGGCATTACATTACAGAACGCCCATCAGGTAATTCAGGCTGGTGCAGATAGTATTGCTGTTATTTCTGGTCTATTTGAGCAAGATGATATACGTCAAACTTGCCAAGATTTTATCCAACTTTTTAAACAGAATAATCATGACTAA
- a CDS encoding rubredoxin, producing the protein MQKWQCLICSWVYDEAVGDPEEGIPPGTKWEDVPDDWSCPECGASKADFQIVAI; encoded by the coding sequence ATGCAGAAATGGCAATGTTTAATTTGTAGTTGGGTCTATGATGAGGCAGTTGGTGATCCAGAAGAGGGTATCCCACCTGGTACGAAATGGGAAGATGTCCCTGATGATTGGTCCTGTCCAGAATGTGGAGCAAGTAAGGCAGATTTCCAAATAGTCGCCATTTAA